TCGGCGTGTCGCCCGGCGACGTGGCCCGCGTGCTCCAGGCCCGTGAAGGCCAGACCGGCCTGAAGGGGCCGAAAGAAGTGGGGTGATACCAACTCGGATCGAACCGTTGACAAAACGATTCAATCCGAGCGAAGCGAGAAGGAGAAAAACGGGTGCCGGGCGTGAAGTTCACTCACCGGTGAGGTTTCGGCGGGTGAACGAAACAAACGGAACCTGTATCAGCGGCCGTCTGCCTTCCTTGAACGGTGGCAGGACTTGGCCTGACGTGACCCGCGTATGCTGAGCGCATGGAGTCTTTCAACGTCACCGTCGGCCCCGTCAGTCGTGACCTGCCCACCGTCAAGGTCGGCAGCGTCAACCGTGTTCCCCTGGTGGAGTTCATCGGGGACAGCGAATTCACGAACGAAACGGCGCAGGCCATGCTGCCCCTGATCCCGGCTGGCACCGAGGTGCTGCTGACCGTGGTCACCAACGCCCTGCCCCTGACGCACGAGCTGAGTGACCGCAGCGGCATTCCTTACGTGTGTGCCCGCAAGAAACGCCGCACCTACATGACCGACCCGATCATTCAGGACGTGCCCAGCATGACCCTGGGCGTCAGCGAAACGCTGTGGCTCGACAGCCACCAGGCCGCCCGGCTGGCCGGCCGCCAGGTCACCATCGTGCAGGACGTGATGGCCTCAGGCGGCACCGCCCGGGCCCTGGCCCGCTTCGTGGAACGCGCCGGCGGCAGCGTCATCGGCTACCTCGCCGCTTTCAAGCAGGGTGACTCCGACCTGCCCGTGACGTTCCTCCAGGAACTGCCGACCTCGCTGTAAAGAACAGCGCCACAGGGCCGGTATAAGCGCCGCAAGCCTACGGTTGGCTTGCGGCGCTCTTTCGATAGGCTTACGGAAGCCGGCGCCGTTCTTCTACAAGTCTGGACTTTACTGCGCCGATTCGAGAAGGCCATCCGAATTTTCTGCGCGTCGTCCAGAAGCTGTTTTCTTTTACTCACCACTGGCCCGGAAGAAGAGATAACCCTTCTCTTCTTCCGGGCCCTTCCTACTGATCTTCGAGTTCGCGCCTGAGTTTCTGGG
This DNA window, taken from Deinococcus fonticola, encodes the following:
- a CDS encoding phosphoribosyltransferase family protein codes for the protein MESFNVTVGPVSRDLPTVKVGSVNRVPLVEFIGDSEFTNETAQAMLPLIPAGTEVLLTVVTNALPLTHELSDRSGIPYVCARKKRRTYMTDPIIQDVPSMTLGVSETLWLDSHQAARLAGRQVTIVQDVMASGGTARALARFVERAGGSVIGYLAAFKQGDSDLPVTFLQELPTSL